One genomic region from Leptospira tipperaryensis encodes:
- a CDS encoding alpha-2-macroglobulin family protein — protein MSSFAVPKFLSKTYFFIFFLLATSVSAQVRIEFNPTGEVKKPSQIRARFSESMIPLGNPKFSLNPFEIRCPVTGSERWVDDKNWVLEFSSPLPGGVECSFETKKVKSVSGTSLTDGEKFSFHTGGPELDASAPYEGGIIDEDQIFILDLDSEVDLSSASDHLYFITEGIRDKIGFSRVTGSLEKELLKANYREGKDARTILIKPDQKFPSGKKVQIILEQGLKSKSGVARSSTRKIDFTVRKAFLAEFNCDRVNAKAACIPSLPLTLNFSAPVSVELLRKIQLQTADGKLIPAKVASEEGGYDYGVSFPTPLSPKAKFQILLPSGIKDDAGRNLANQSSFPLTVSTDDYPPLLKFAARFGILERYPEAVLPVTIRNLEAENPVRLYQVKTSPDTQEVIKQQFDKLKEKGKEILNWATGKDEKNNQTPPKQFSGKEVILGVGQVSEIIQYLKILDSLDHKDSIFDPSRNQLPPGTNEIKLQSKHGVRRFEVVGIPLKTPGFHVVEMKSDVLGNSLLGKNQPFYVRTGALVTNLSIHFKWGRESSLVWVTRLNDAKPVPGADVQILNCKNEKVYSGKTGPSGTLIIKGLPTRSNVPYCSWKPYENGLFLTAAFEDDFTFSHSRWQNGIENWRFNLPGDYGASNVLFHPVMDRTLFRAGETVSMKIVSRAKKSNGFEIPGASEYPNSVKIIHSGTEKEYSISLKWNPEGTSAIQFKIPKEANLGVYRVLLNEFSGKNHEGQVSIGEFRVEEFRIPLMKADFQTSGSNIAPSKIGITGNVRYLSGGGAGKIPVLLRTRVLSGGGVYFSDYSDFSFSNGKVAQRSEEEGEIQNAGFTKTQLTLDGKGFFDATVKSIPESDSPQRLEAELEYRDPNGEIQSAFRSFPIYPSEFHIGIAPEGWAAVQDAVKFKVAVLDLKGIPVEGKKVTVKAFTKKYYSNRKRLVGGFYSYDHRYEIKEIGEFCSGKTNTKGFLFCNGSVKETGEIYFEASLSGEDVKANSSVWITGKEDLWFAASDHDRMDLLPEKKEYQAGEKARFQVRMPFREATALVTVEREGILTSFTKVLSGKEPVLEIPVENSYAPNVFVSVLAIRGRVENPKETALVDLARPSFRLGLAQIRVGWKPFEVPVRVETDKTVYGTRQKAKVKIQIEHPSAQVKKDSRITLAAVDQGLLELKSNDTWDLLRAMMKERGNSVETSTAQLQVIGRRHFGLKSLPPGGGGGGATTRELFDTLLYWKADLKPDENGKLEVEVPLNDSLTSFKIVAIVHSGKDKFGSASTQIQTTRDLLVYPSIAPFAREKDRVQSGLTIKNTTDRTMDLSITPKTSPDLGLEIKNLKLPAGESTVVQWELGIPTKKNEIVYEFLTKENGGSFTDTVRFRQRVGESVPVRVLQSTFVQVEAGKLSIPIQENQEAIAGSGELEISLKASLTGGAIFSAREAMSRYPYSCLEQKLSKSIAAGSQKDWDQIMDQLSSYMDGDGLLKFFPSSLYGSEILTAYLLILSSESGYKIPDATRETLIEALNRYSKDLIFRSSYVSNTDTRLKKIIVLDAISRFVGPSDESIRAIQTDPKILPSDILISLRNIYSRSNSFKNQIPAIDVLLKSRFRIQGTSYNFVDESGLWWLLSSNDSTVMRTILSVVKDPSWKEDLPRMIRGAITRQSKGSWDITTANALGVLAFQNFSKQFEKDSVDGNTTVSLENQSNTLEWKNKKDPATLSLPMPKTTQTLEFVQNGNGKPYVVIHTKAALPLKEKLESGMRLDKEILDESGSKKTSFKEGDLVRVRLKIQTESTLSWVAIKDPIPAGASILGSGLGNDSIAGSELATRGDWWSSPTFVERKWEGYTAYFEYLPAGSVTLEYVYRINHSGKFVLPSTRVEAMYLPDQFAEVPNADQTVNKD, from the coding sequence TTGAGTTCTTTTGCAGTTCCCAAATTCTTATCTAAAACTTATTTCTTTATTTTTTTTCTATTGGCTACGAGCGTCAGCGCGCAGGTTCGAATCGAATTCAACCCGACCGGCGAAGTCAAAAAACCTTCTCAAATCCGCGCTCGTTTTTCGGAATCGATGATTCCTCTTGGAAATCCAAAATTCTCTTTGAACCCTTTTGAAATTCGTTGTCCCGTTACAGGAAGCGAACGTTGGGTGGATGATAAGAATTGGGTTTTGGAGTTCTCTTCTCCGCTTCCCGGCGGAGTGGAATGCAGTTTTGAAACCAAAAAAGTAAAATCGGTTTCGGGAACTTCTCTCACCGACGGAGAAAAATTTTCGTTTCACACCGGAGGACCCGAACTCGACGCTTCCGCTCCTTATGAAGGCGGGATCATAGACGAGGATCAAATTTTTATTTTGGATCTGGATTCGGAAGTGGATCTTTCTTCGGCGAGTGATCATCTTTACTTTATCACCGAAGGAATTCGAGACAAGATAGGATTTAGCAGAGTCACCGGATCCTTGGAGAAAGAACTTCTCAAAGCGAACTACAGAGAAGGCAAGGACGCACGAACCATTCTGATCAAACCGGATCAAAAGTTTCCGAGTGGCAAAAAAGTCCAAATCATTTTAGAACAAGGACTTAAATCCAAATCGGGAGTGGCAAGAAGTTCTACGAGAAAGATAGACTTTACGGTTCGTAAAGCATTCCTCGCAGAATTCAATTGCGATCGTGTCAACGCAAAGGCCGCTTGTATTCCTTCTTTGCCTCTGACTCTAAACTTCAGCGCTCCCGTTTCAGTGGAACTGTTGCGAAAGATCCAATTGCAGACCGCGGATGGAAAACTGATTCCCGCAAAGGTCGCTTCGGAGGAAGGCGGGTATGACTACGGAGTGAGTTTTCCTACACCGCTTTCTCCCAAAGCGAAGTTTCAGATTCTTCTTCCTTCCGGAATCAAAGACGACGCGGGAAGAAATCTTGCCAATCAATCTTCTTTTCCTCTTACGGTTTCAACCGATGATTATCCGCCGCTCTTAAAGTTTGCGGCGCGTTTTGGAATTTTGGAACGTTATCCGGAAGCGGTCTTACCCGTGACGATTCGAAACTTAGAAGCTGAGAATCCGGTTCGACTCTATCAAGTCAAAACGAGTCCCGATACTCAGGAAGTCATCAAACAACAGTTCGACAAGTTGAAAGAGAAGGGAAAAGAAATTCTTAACTGGGCCACAGGAAAGGACGAGAAAAACAACCAGACTCCTCCCAAACAATTTTCGGGAAAAGAAGTGATCCTCGGAGTCGGTCAGGTTTCTGAAATCATTCAGTATCTAAAAATTTTAGATTCTTTGGATCATAAGGATTCGATCTTTGATCCGAGCCGAAACCAACTTCCACCCGGAACCAACGAAATCAAACTCCAATCCAAGCACGGGGTTCGCCGTTTTGAAGTGGTTGGGATTCCCCTCAAAACTCCGGGCTTTCACGTCGTGGAAATGAAATCGGACGTATTAGGAAATTCTTTATTAGGAAAGAATCAACCGTTTTATGTTCGGACGGGCGCGCTTGTCACCAATCTTTCGATTCACTTTAAATGGGGAAGAGAATCCTCTCTCGTTTGGGTGACGAGATTGAACGACGCAAAACCAGTACCCGGCGCGGACGTACAAATTCTCAATTGTAAAAATGAAAAAGTTTATTCCGGAAAGACCGGTCCATCCGGAACTCTGATTATCAAAGGACTTCCCACACGAAGTAATGTTCCATATTGTTCTTGGAAACCCTATGAGAACGGACTTTTTCTCACGGCCGCATTTGAAGACGACTTTACGTTTAGTCATTCTCGCTGGCAAAACGGAATCGAAAATTGGAGATTCAATCTTCCGGGAGATTACGGAGCAAGTAACGTTCTCTTTCACCCGGTGATGGATAGAACTCTTTTCCGCGCCGGCGAAACGGTCTCGATGAAGATCGTTTCCAGGGCTAAAAAATCCAACGGTTTTGAAATTCCGGGCGCGAGCGAATATCCGAACTCCGTAAAAATCATCCATTCCGGAACCGAAAAAGAATATTCCATTTCCTTAAAATGGAATCCGGAAGGAACGAGCGCGATTCAGTTTAAAATTCCTAAAGAGGCAAATCTCGGAGTCTATCGAGTTTTGTTAAACGAATTCAGCGGAAAAAATCACGAAGGTCAAGTTTCCATCGGAGAATTTCGAGTCGAAGAATTTAGAATTCCCTTGATGAAGGCCGATTTTCAGACGAGCGGATCCAATATCGCTCCTTCCAAGATCGGAATTACCGGAAACGTACGTTATCTTTCCGGCGGTGGAGCCGGTAAAATTCCTGTCCTTCTAAGAACCCGAGTCCTTTCGGGAGGAGGAGTTTATTTTTCGGATTATTCCGACTTCTCATTTAGCAACGGTAAGGTGGCACAAAGATCCGAGGAGGAAGGCGAAATACAAAACGCCGGTTTTACAAAAACTCAACTTACCTTGGATGGAAAAGGTTTTTTTGACGCAACCGTTAAGTCGATTCCGGAATCCGATTCTCCACAAAGACTCGAAGCCGAGTTGGAATACAGAGATCCGAACGGGGAGATCCAAAGTGCGTTTCGTTCCTTTCCGATTTATCCTTCGGAATTTCATATAGGAATCGCTCCCGAAGGTTGGGCGGCCGTACAAGACGCGGTGAAGTTTAAAGTGGCGGTTCTCGACCTCAAAGGAATTCCCGTAGAAGGAAAGAAGGTCACGGTAAAAGCTTTTACAAAAAAATACTATTCCAATCGTAAGAGACTCGTTGGAGGATTTTACAGTTACGATCACAGATACGAGATCAAAGAAATCGGAGAGTTTTGTTCGGGCAAAACCAATACAAAAGGATTTTTATTTTGCAACGGATCCGTAAAAGAAACGGGAGAAATTTACTTTGAAGCTTCTTTGTCCGGAGAAGATGTAAAAGCAAATTCTTCGGTTTGGATAACGGGAAAGGAAGACCTTTGGTTTGCCGCGAGCGACCACGATCGAATGGATCTTCTTCCGGAAAAAAAAGAATACCAAGCAGGAGAAAAGGCGAGGTTCCAAGTTCGTATGCCTTTCCGAGAAGCGACGGCTCTGGTTACGGTGGAAAGAGAAGGGATTCTGACTTCTTTTACAAAAGTTTTAAGCGGTAAAGAACCGGTTCTCGAAATTCCGGTGGAGAATTCTTACGCGCCTAACGTGTTCGTATCGGTGCTTGCGATTCGCGGAAGAGTGGAGAATCCAAAGGAGACGGCCCTTGTCGATTTAGCAAGACCGTCCTTTCGTCTCGGCCTCGCTCAAATCCGAGTCGGATGGAAACCATTCGAGGTTCCGGTTCGAGTGGAAACCGACAAAACGGTTTACGGAACCAGACAAAAGGCAAAGGTCAAAATTCAGATCGAACACCCTTCTGCCCAAGTCAAAAAAGATTCAAGAATCACGTTAGCCGCCGTTGACCAAGGTTTGTTGGAACTGAAGTCAAACGATACTTGGGATTTACTCCGAGCTATGATGAAAGAAAGAGGAAACTCGGTGGAAACTTCCACGGCGCAACTGCAGGTCATCGGAAGAAGACATTTCGGTTTAAAAAGTCTTCCTCCGGGAGGTGGCGGTGGTGGAGCCACTACAAGAGAACTCTTTGATACGCTTCTTTATTGGAAGGCCGATCTCAAACCCGATGAGAATGGAAAACTGGAAGTCGAAGTTCCGCTGAATGATTCTTTGACTTCGTTTAAGATCGTAGCCATTGTTCATTCCGGAAAAGATAAGTTCGGCTCTGCTTCGACTCAGATCCAGACGACTAGAGATCTTCTTGTATATCCGTCTATCGCGCCGTTTGCCAGAGAGAAGGATCGTGTTCAGAGCGGCCTTACGATCAAGAACACAACGGATCGTACGATGGATTTATCGATCACACCGAAAACTTCTCCGGATCTCGGGCTGGAAATAAAAAATCTCAAACTGCCTGCGGGAGAATCCACCGTGGTTCAATGGGAGCTTGGAATTCCTACAAAGAAGAATGAAATCGTCTACGAGTTTCTCACAAAAGAAAACGGAGGAAGTTTTACCGATACGGTTCGTTTTCGTCAGAGGGTCGGCGAGTCGGTGCCGGTTCGAGTTTTACAATCCACATTTGTCCAAGTGGAGGCAGGAAAGTTAAGCATTCCGATTCAAGAAAATCAGGAAGCCATAGCGGGAAGTGGAGAATTGGAGATTAGCCTAAAGGCTTCGCTTACGGGAGGAGCGATTTTTTCCGCGAGAGAAGCGATGAGTCGTTATCCGTATTCTTGTCTTGAACAAAAACTTTCCAAGTCCATCGCAGCAGGATCTCAGAAAGATTGGGATCAGATCATGGATCAACTCAGTTCTTATATGGACGGAGACGGGCTCCTCAAGTTTTTTCCTTCTTCCTTATACGGAAGCGAAATTTTGACGGCTTATCTTTTGATTCTTTCTTCGGAATCCGGATATAAAATTCCGGACGCGACGAGGGAAACTTTGATCGAGGCTTTGAATCGCTACAGCAAGGATTTGATTTTTAGAAGCAGCTATGTTTCCAACACGGATACAAGACTTAAAAAAATCATAGTCCTCGATGCAATTTCGCGTTTCGTCGGTCCGAGCGATGAAAGTATTCGTGCCATACAAACCGATCCGAAAATTCTTCCTTCGGATATTTTGATCAGCCTGAGAAATATCTATTCCCGATCTAATTCTTTTAAGAATCAGATTCCGGCGATCGACGTTCTTTTGAAATCCAGATTTCGGATCCAAGGAACCTCTTATAACTTCGTGGATGAGTCCGGTCTTTGGTGGCTTTTGTCTTCGAACGATTCTACCGTGATGAGAACCATTCTTTCCGTCGTCAAAGATCCTTCTTGGAAAGAAGATCTTCCTCGAATGATACGAGGCGCGATTACGAGACAATCCAAGGGGAGTTGGGACATCACCACGGCAAACGCGTTAGGCGTTCTTGCGTTTCAAAACTTCTCAAAACAATTTGAAAAAGATTCAGTAGATGGAAACACAACCGTCTCCTTGGAAAATCAATCGAACACATTGGAATGGAAGAATAAAAAAGATCCCGCGACTCTATCGCTTCCGATGCCAAAGACGACCCAGACTCTTGAGTTTGTACAAAACGGAAACGGAAAACCGTATGTCGTGATTCATACAAAAGCGGCTCTTCCTCTCAAAGAAAAGTTAGAAAGTGGAATGAGACTCGATAAGGAAATTCTGGATGAATCCGGAAGTAAAAAAACTTCCTTCAAAGAAGGAGATCTCGTTCGGGTTCGTTTGAAAATTCAGACGGAATCCACTCTTTCTTGGGTTGCAATCAAGGATCCGATCCCGGCGGGTGCGAGTATTTTAGGTTCCGGATTGGGAAATGATTCTATAGCCGGAAGCGAACTCGCCACCAGAGGTGACTGGTGGTCTTCACCTACGTTTGTGGAAAGAAAATGGGAAGGTTATACCGCTTATTTCGAATATCTCCCGGCGGGAAGTGTGACTTTGGAATACGTCTATCGAATCAACCATTCCGGAAAATTTGTGCTTCCTTCCACCCGAGTCGAGGCCATGTATCTTCCGGATCAGTTCGCGGAAGTTCCGAACGCGGATCAAACCGTCAACAAGGACTAG
- a CDS encoding VWA containing CoxE family protein, giving the protein MFIPFFYRLKSQGIPVTTGEFLDFLKVVDHYTTNQKAWITVDELYSFSRTCMVKDIKYFDAFDLVFSEIFGEKGALRPEFKQELLDWLTRIFENPNGPPPPSLISPDQLFEELKKRLEEQKGEHHGGSKWVGTGGSSPFGHSGSNPEGVRVGGEGGNRSAIFQALERRYKEYRTDEQLDVRQIKTALKKLRNFRKEGVSEFHLPKTIDSTCRNAGDIHLEFERSRKNGLKVLLLMDTGGSMTSHAERVNKLFSASHQINHFKEFHYYYFHNIIYDAVYPKANMRTPLSLQRVFKKHSDDTKLIVIGDAYMAPYELLDSSYGFYHSRFRMDFRLPENPESGLDSLKRIRRHFRDSIWLNPEPKKYWDAPTIKEIGNQIPMYFLSLDGLEQGIKKLLNSL; this is encoded by the coding sequence ATGTTTATTCCTTTCTTTTACAGACTAAAAAGCCAAGGAATTCCGGTAACCACCGGAGAATTTCTTGACTTTTTGAAAGTTGTGGATCACTACACGACAAATCAAAAAGCGTGGATTACCGTAGACGAGCTCTATAGTTTTTCAAGAACCTGTATGGTAAAGGATATCAAATACTTCGATGCGTTTGATCTCGTATTCTCCGAGATTTTCGGAGAAAAAGGAGCCTTACGTCCCGAATTCAAACAAGAACTTTTAGATTGGCTGACTCGGATTTTTGAAAATCCAAACGGACCGCCGCCTCCCTCCTTGATTTCACCGGATCAACTTTTCGAAGAATTAAAAAAGAGACTCGAGGAACAAAAGGGAGAACACCACGGAGGAAGCAAATGGGTGGGAACCGGAGGTTCGTCTCCGTTTGGGCACAGCGGTTCTAATCCGGAAGGTGTGAGAGTCGGAGGAGAAGGTGGAAACCGTTCTGCGATCTTTCAAGCATTAGAAAGACGTTATAAAGAATATAGAACGGACGAACAGCTCGACGTTCGCCAGATAAAAACAGCGCTCAAAAAACTCAGAAATTTTCGAAAGGAAGGTGTTTCCGAATTTCATCTTCCCAAAACGATCGATTCTACGTGCAGAAACGCCGGAGATATTCATCTCGAGTTTGAACGTTCTCGCAAGAACGGTCTCAAGGTTTTACTTTTGATGGATACGGGTGGAAGTATGACTTCCCACGCGGAACGGGTGAATAAACTTTTTTCGGCGAGTCATCAGATCAATCATTTCAAAGAATTTCATTACTATTACTTTCATAATATCATCTACGACGCAGTGTATCCGAAAGCAAACATGCGCACTCCGCTTTCGCTTCAAAGGGTTTTTAAAAAACACAGCGACGATACAAAGTTGATTGTTATCGGAGACGCTTATATGGCTCCGTATGAACTTTTAGATTCTTCTTACGGTTTTTATCACAGCCGGTTTCGTATGGACTTCCGACTTCCTGAAAATCCGGAATCGGGGCTTGATTCTTTAAAAAGAATCCGAAGACATTTCAGGGATTCTATCTGGTTGAATCCGGAGCCGAAAAAATATTGGGACGCTCCTACGATCAAAGAAATAGGAAATCAGATCCCAATGTATTTTCTTTCTTTGGACGGGCTCGAACAAGGAATCAAAAAACTTTTGAATTCACTTTGA
- a CDS encoding SprT-like domain-containing protein, translating to MILAFEKQKSKPSLDKTQALLENKVFEFLNVRGGKILHGKKVRYKFYPYANLGSAIRISSGVLEFKIHSAYLESDSLETVVELLLCKLLKLPIPKTIEERIQNFYEIHSKQKLERSKRKKRIESSDSKNAILKEMLHRINETYLGVDLSDIEIYWGKGNSKTRLGHFDPSHKMIVINPILGRQIVPVFVLEYIVFHELLHVYLPATRKNGKNVIHGKEFRALERKYPDYLRANQWLKSKYHQSINL from the coding sequence ATGATTTTGGCATTTGAAAAACAAAAATCAAAACCGTCTTTGGATAAAACTCAGGCTCTTCTTGAAAACAAAGTATTCGAATTCTTGAATGTTCGAGGCGGAAAAATTTTACATGGAAAAAAGGTTCGTTATAAATTCTACCCTTACGCAAACTTAGGAAGTGCGATCCGAATCTCCTCGGGGGTTCTGGAGTTTAAAATCCATTCGGCGTATTTAGAATCGGATTCTCTGGAGACTGTCGTTGAATTGCTTCTTTGCAAACTTCTCAAACTCCCGATTCCAAAGACGATCGAAGAGCGGATTCAAAATTTCTACGAAATTCATTCCAAGCAAAAATTGGAAAGGAGCAAGCGTAAAAAAAGAATAGAATCCTCCGACTCTAAAAACGCGATTCTCAAAGAGATGCTCCACAGAATCAACGAAACGTATCTCGGAGTCGATCTTTCGGATATCGAAATCTATTGGGGAAAAGGAAATTCCAAAACGAGATTGGGTCATTTTGATCCTTCTCACAAAATGATCGTCATCAATCCGATTTTAGGAAGGCAGATCGTTCCCGTTTTTGTTTTGGAATACATCGTATTTCACGAACTTTTACACGTTTACCTTCCCGCGACGAGAAAAAACGGAAAAAATGTGATCCACGGAAAAGAATTTCGAGCCTTGGAAAGGAAATATCCGGACTACTTGAGGGCCAATCAATGGCTCAAGTCCAAATATCACCAATCCATAAATCTCTAA
- a CDS encoding AAA family ATPase yields MNPLIDTYLLSPSLEEAILMAEITSRPLLLKGEPGTGKSLLAEYLAKHRKLPIHTWHIKSITQAKEGLYFYDAVSRLNDSRFAEDSEKVKNIENYIRLGSLGEAFDSDQKSIVLIDEIDKADIEFPNDLLLELDRMEFFIPEIQKRVQAKQRPLTIITSNNEKELPAAFLRRCIFHYIEFPDPEFMKKIILSHYPGVGHTLLIKALEMFYLIRRMDDLKKKPGTSELLDWIQILVHQGAALKDEVRIPFLGALIKNEEDLKLFRN; encoded by the coding sequence ATGAATCCACTGATAGACACATACTTACTTTCTCCTTCTCTGGAAGAAGCGATTCTCATGGCGGAGATCACTTCTCGACCTTTACTTTTAAAGGGAGAACCCGGAACCGGAAAGTCTCTCCTCGCTGAATACTTAGCCAAACATAGAAAACTACCGATCCATACCTGGCATATCAAATCGATCACACAAGCCAAGGAAGGTTTGTATTTTTACGACGCCGTTTCTCGTTTGAACGATTCTCGCTTCGCTGAAGATTCCGAAAAAGTGAAGAACATCGAAAACTACATTCGTTTGGGATCGTTAGGCGAAGCCTTTGACTCGGATCAGAAATCCATCGTTTTGATCGACGAAATCGATAAAGCCGACATCGAATTTCCAAACGATCTTCTTTTGGAATTGGATCGAATGGAATTCTTCATTCCAGAAATCCAAAAAAGGGTTCAGGCGAAACAACGTCCTCTTACGATCATTACTTCCAATAACGAAAAAGAGCTCCCTGCCGCGTTCCTAAGAAGATGCATTTTTCATTATATAGAATTTCCGGATCCCGAATTTATGAAAAAGATCATCCTTTCCCATTATCCGGGAGTGGGTCATACACTTTTGATCAAGGCTCTTGAGATGTTTTATCTGATCCGGAGAATGGACGACTTAAAGAAAAAGCCGGGAACGAGCGAACTTCTCGACTGGATTCAGATCTTGGTTCACCAAGGAGCCGCTTTAAAAGACGAGGTTCGAATTCCATTCTTAGGCGCTCTTATTAAGAATGAAGAGGATTTAAAGTTATTTAGGAATTAA
- a CDS encoding ketopantoate reductase family protein: protein MFRILVLGSGAIAGLYAGKLKQAGCTLDFWVRKNALELEESGFQIQSHWGDFEYQPNLVFEEVPKNLEEYDLILNCLKCLPDVRLETILGFSIPEHIPILLLQNGIGIEEPIASLYPSNEILSGLAFVCANRLDNGKIHHLDYGDLTIGSWNRNPTSSLADKLVKLFETGGVPTQRTDEIRQARWKKLMWNAPFNPISVLSGGKNTSQILAEPSSRSLVIEIMYEVQKLSELDGAAVPIEQIETFIQMTESMKPYKTSMLLDFESGRPMEIDAILGNALKIGEKFHFKTPHIATLYALLKLKSHSK, encoded by the coding sequence TTGTTTCGAATTTTAGTTTTAGGTTCCGGGGCAATCGCCGGACTTTACGCCGGCAAACTCAAACAGGCAGGTTGTACTCTCGACTTTTGGGTTCGTAAGAACGCATTGGAACTCGAAGAAAGCGGATTTCAAATCCAGAGTCATTGGGGGGACTTCGAGTATCAACCGAACCTCGTCTTTGAGGAGGTCCCCAAAAATTTAGAAGAATACGATCTCATTCTTAACTGCCTCAAATGTCTACCCGATGTGCGCCTGGAAACGATCTTAGGCTTTTCTATTCCGGAACACATTCCGATCTTACTCCTCCAAAATGGAATCGGAATCGAAGAACCGATTGCTTCTCTCTATCCATCCAACGAAATTTTGAGCGGTCTTGCTTTTGTCTGCGCAAACCGCTTAGACAACGGTAAAATTCATCACCTGGATTACGGAGATCTTACGATCGGTTCTTGGAATCGCAATCCTACTTCTTCGCTTGCGGACAAACTCGTAAAACTTTTTGAAACAGGAGGAGTTCCCACACAAAGGACGGATGAGATCCGCCAAGCAAGGTGGAAGAAGCTGATGTGGAACGCGCCCTTCAATCCGATCAGCGTTCTTTCCGGAGGTAAAAATACTTCTCAAATCCTTGCCGAACCTTCCAGTCGTTCTCTCGTGATCGAGATCATGTACGAGGTCCAGAAACTTTCCGAATTAGACGGAGCTGCGGTTCCCATAGAACAGATTGAAACTTTTATTCAGATGACGGAGTCGATGAAACCGTATAAGACGAGTATGCTTTTGGATTTTGAAAGTGGAAGACCGATGGAGATCGACGCCATCCTTGGCAACGCCCTGAAAATCGGAGAAAAGTTTCATTTTAAAACTCCTCATATCGCGACGCTCTATGCGCTTTTAAAACTCAAAAGTCATTCAAAGTGA